A genomic stretch from Arachis stenosperma cultivar V10309 chromosome 3, arast.V10309.gnm1.PFL2, whole genome shotgun sequence includes:
- the LOC130968571 gene encoding auxin-induced protein 15A-like: MGFHLPVIRRASSQVASKSVELPKGYLAVYVGENQKRFVIPISYLNQPSFQDLLSQAEEEFGYDHPMGGLTIPCSEHVFQRITSHLNGL; encoded by the coding sequence ATGGGTTTCCATTTACCTGTTATTCGAAGGGCATCTAGCCAAGTAGCTTCAAAATCTGTGGAACTCCCAAAAGGGTATCTTGCAGTGTATGTTGGAGAGAATCAAAAGCGTTTTGTGATCCCCATATCATACTTGAACCAACCTTCATTCCAAGACTTGTTGAGTCAAGCTGAAGAAGAATTTGGATATGATCATCCCATGGGAGGTCTCACTATTCCTTGTAGTGAACATGTCTTCCAAAGAATCACTTCTCACTTGAATGGGCTATAA